A region from the Bradyrhizobium erythrophlei genome encodes:
- a CDS encoding ketopantoate reductase C-terminal domain-containing protein → MLTCKTYDLAGAMDAIAPAMGEQNVIIPVLNGVRHIDVLTERFGAGRVLGGLTVINAALMPDGTIQQSQVRVNITAIGELDGRSSSRCTAIKTALEAGGIPVQVTDNVLMMMWEKFFGFACSATIASLSRSRAGVIARASDGASFVSAVIAECTRVVTAVGYPPLPAFNTAGEISALFSQPDSAYGPFMLIDMEDGRPTEGEHTIGDLAECAGRLGVSAPLLTASRCNLQTYEINRCPKT, encoded by the coding sequence CTGCTCACCTGCAAGACCTACGATCTTGCTGGGGCCATGGACGCGATTGCTCCGGCGATGGGCGAGCAAAACGTGATCATACCTGTACTGAATGGCGTACGACATATTGACGTTCTTACGGAGAGATTTGGTGCCGGGCGCGTGCTGGGTGGGCTCACGGTCATCAATGCTGCCTTAATGCCGGACGGAACAATCCAGCAGAGTCAGGTACGTGTTAACATTACCGCCATTGGTGAACTCGACGGCCGCTCATCCTCCCGATGCACTGCAATCAAGACCGCGCTGGAAGCGGGTGGCATCCCGGTCCAAGTCACGGACAACGTCCTCATGATGATGTGGGAGAAATTCTTCGGATTTGCCTGTAGCGCGACAATCGCGTCCTTGAGCAGATCGCGCGCCGGAGTTATCGCACGGGCATCTGACGGCGCGTCCTTTGTCTCTGCCGTCATCGCGGAGTGCACACGGGTCGTAACGGCGGTGGGCTACCCGCCGTTGCCAGCTTTCAATACCGCTGGCGAAATCTCCGCGCTATTTTCCCAACCGGACTCGGCTTATGGGCCCTTCATGCTGATCGATATGGAAGACGGTCGACCCACCGAAGGCGAGCACACTATCGGCGATCTTGCAGAATGCGCGGGGCGGCTAGGCGTCAGCGCGCCACTTCTTACCGCCTCCCGATGCAATCTCCA
- a CDS encoding 2-dehydropantoate 2-reductase N-terminal domain-containing protein: protein MRYLILGAGALGGYFGAMLIKGGADVTFLVRPARAAQLRHDGLIVKTQDGVETPHAGQDSSRRPARRDLQCRSAHLQDLRSCWGHGRDCSGDGRAKRDHTCTEWRTTY, encoded by the coding sequence ATGCGATACCTGATATTGGGCGCTGGAGCGCTCGGGGGATATTTTGGTGCAATGCTTATCAAGGGCGGGGCCGACGTCACATTTCTCGTCCGACCAGCGCGCGCCGCCCAGCTTCGGCACGATGGCCTGATCGTAAAAACACAGGACGGAGTCGAAACTCCGCACGCAGGTCAGGACAGTTCAAGAAGGCCAGCTCGACGGGACCTACAATGTCGTTCTGCTCACCTGCAAGACCTACGATCTTGCTGGGGCCATGGACGCGATTGCTCCGGCGATGGGCGAGCAAAACGTGATCATACCTGTACTGAATGGCGTACGACATATTGA
- a CDS encoding SDR family oxidoreductase, which produces MAIALVTGTSSGIGLATAVTLARGGHTVIATMRNPESAGELQKIVTAEKLPVTMATLNVDDDASVESAFAKVMAQHGRLDVLVNNAGIGGGGSVEESSAARFREVMETNFFGALRCIKAVLPGMRQRRQGCIVNVTSIAGRMALAPAAAYSASKFALEALSECLAQEMKAFNVRVAVVEPGVIATPIFSKAAPVADDSPYPHYRRQRAMFAQSLTKPTSPYVVGDKIREIVDSDSWQLRYPVGPDAAPFLQWRASKTDEEVIDIGAASDADYILMVKREFGIDVNL; this is translated from the coding sequence ATGGCAATTGCGTTGGTTACTGGCACTAGCAGCGGAATTGGATTGGCGACCGCCGTGACGCTTGCGCGTGGGGGGCATACCGTCATTGCGACGATGCGAAATCCGGAGAGCGCGGGGGAGCTTCAGAAAATCGTGACGGCCGAGAAGCTTCCGGTCACGATGGCCACGCTCAACGTAGATGATGATGCTTCGGTGGAAAGTGCGTTCGCCAAGGTCATGGCCCAACACGGTCGCCTCGACGTGCTGGTGAATAACGCCGGGATTGGTGGCGGCGGCTCGGTGGAGGAAAGCTCAGCGGCGAGATTTCGTGAGGTGATGGAAACCAATTTCTTCGGTGCGCTCCGCTGCATCAAGGCCGTCTTACCCGGGATGCGCCAGCGGCGGCAGGGTTGCATTGTCAATGTCACGTCGATAGCTGGCCGAATGGCTTTGGCTCCTGCAGCGGCTTACTCTGCGTCCAAGTTTGCTCTGGAGGCCTTGAGCGAGTGCCTCGCGCAGGAAATGAAGGCGTTCAATGTGAGGGTTGCCGTTGTCGAACCCGGCGTCATCGCTACGCCGATATTCTCGAAGGCAGCGCCGGTAGCCGACGACAGTCCTTATCCGCATTACCGGCGTCAAAGGGCCATGTTCGCGCAGTCGCTGACCAAACCGACGTCGCCCTACGTTGTTGGCGACAAAATCCGCGAGATTGTCGATAGCGACAGCTGGCAGCTCCGTTATCCCGTCGGTCCCGATGCCGCACCGTTCCTCCAATGGCGGGCGAGCAAGACCGACGAGGAGGTAATTGATATCGGGGCGGCGAGCGATGCGGACTACATCCTCATGGTCAAGCGCGAGTTCGGCATCGACGTAAATCTGTGA